CTTCACTGCCTGGACGATTCACTCGGTAAACTACAAGACCCGATACAACAGTTTCGTGATCGTCGAATTTCCAATACACGTCGACCTTATCACCATCAGCAAGTTCCGGCCCCGCTGTCAGGAACAAGCCACCTTGCGAAAGATTTTTAATAAAAGCTTTCGCTCCATTCACGGTTCCTTCTTGATTGAAGTTATAACGAGGCGCCGCTTCCCACCAACGCATGCGCGGATCAAAGTACACTTGTTGAACGGACGGCACGACGAAGTAGGCAACAATCAAGACGTCTACAAGAAGAACCACAATCAGAATCACCAACGTGTTCCAGTTCATGCTTGTCCAGTAGCTATAAAGATTCGAAAGTAAGACTAAAGCGATACAAGCAAGATAGGCCCAGTAGCTCCAGCGGCGGCAGATGTAGATAAAGATGCCCGCAAGGACAGGTACGCCTACGTAAAGAAACAACAAAGGCTTCGGTAAAATCTCAAACCAATAAGTCCACTGCTGCGGAAGAGTACGTCCCGAGCGGAAGGCATTGAGAATAAGATTTCCAATGGGTGCGAAAACATGAAGGAGTGCAAGAACGATCAAGGACCAGGGTTTTCTTTTCATATAATCAAATGATAAGAAAGCCCTCGGGACTAGACAAGGGAAAACAAAAGTCAGGACTCCGACGACTGCATGTACTCAAGAAGTCTTTTTTCCATTCGAGAATTCATCTCTGGAAGACTGCGGACATTCTCAATCTTCACCAATGCATCCATCGGATAAACAACAGCAAGATTGATTTTATTAACGCCGTCTAAATACTTCATTTGATAAAGAGCCCATGCATAGGCTTCTAACTGTTTAAACGCGGTTTCTGAATACCGTTGAGAGCCGGTTTTATAGTCCACCATCCACAGTGTATCACCAACGATGCCCCAAAGATCGATCTGACCTTGCATAAGAGCGTTTTTAAAATTCAAAGCAAAACCCCATTCGACATGTCCTTTTTCGATGATTTCTAAAAGAGGAATGTCCTTGGTTTCAGTTAAGAATTGCAAAGGCTTTTTGAGGTCTTCATCCGAGACTTTAAGCAGCTCTTCGTAAGAAGTGTATTTCAAGGCCTCAAACAATCTATGCGCATTCGTTCCCTGTTGGGCCCGAGCTAGACCTTGTCCTAAAGCGCCTGCTTTCGGAGTGTAAGTGGAGCCCGTCGGTGCTTCCGGCGCAACGAGTTCGGTAACAGAAATATATCGGCGTTTAGCCTCTATGTCTTCGCCTTGCCATGCCGGACGAAGATTCTTATGTTCCAATGCTTCGCTTTGCATTTTCTGCGGTAACAAGTTTTCTACTCGCACCACGTAAGCGAAATCTTTTTCCTGATGCAGACCTTCTTCCAGGTTCAAAGGACATTGTGCGGCCCACGATTTCTTACCGATCTTTCGGTCCCAAATTAACGAGACACCGGATTTGGCTCGAGTCATTGCCACGTACAGCACGCGATTGAACTCTTCACTTTCACGCTGACGAAGTTCTTCGGTGATTTGATCTGCCAGAATACTTCCGGTCATCGCTTGAGTTTCTTCGTTGCGAACTTTCAGAGACCACAAACCATCTTGCTCTCGGATACTGAGCACAGGGGCGTGGCTGGCGCGAGGATCTTGCCCCATACCTGGTAAAATCACTTGATCAAATTGCAAACCTTTTGAGGCATGCACGGTCATGAAGTTCACACGCTTAGGCTCAATCACCGGAGTCGCATCCGCATCTTCCCCGCCTTCGTCCGTCGACAAAGTTTCAAGGCTAGAGTCTAAGAAATCCAAAAAGTTAAAACCAGGTCGGCGTTCTTCCTGACTCAGAAGTGCCACGACTTTCCAAAGATTGGCTTCGCGACGTCCCGTGGAATCAATTTTTGCCGAATAGTCAAAAAGTCCCAGATCAATCAAAGCTCGCTTAAAGGTCCAAGAAAGCCCCTTGGTTTCACTTTGCGCAATTAAAGTTTTAAGAATACGCAAGGGATGAGTTTCATCTTTTTGCTCTAAAGGCTTTTGAGCCTCTTTCCAGAACGAGTGCTTGAAGCTGTGACAATAACTTGCAATTTCACTATCCGACAATGCCAACCACGGGGATCTTAATAAGGCCACAAAGTTGGCGTTATCATGAGGATTCACTAAGAACTTCAAAATGGCCAAGGCGTCCAAAACTTCACGACGCTCATAAAAACCACTGCCGCTATGAAGTTGCAATGGGACGCCGTACTCTTGCGCCACTTTCGCAATGTCTTCAAGAGTTTTATGGGTCCGACCTAACACACAGATTTGTTCCGGACTCACACCTTCTGCCAACAGTTCTTGAATGCGGGCTACTGTCGTTAAAACCTCGGCAGAGGTTTCGTCTTCGTCTCCAGTTTCAGAAAGCAAAACTTGCACGACGGGATCTTCATTCCCCTTTCGAACTTTATCCGGAGCCGGCGTCATAGCGGCAAACTGCTTGCTCAGCTTGGTAAAATAGTGATTGAAGAATTCTAACACTTCTGGAGACGAGCGGTAATTCGTCAGTTTAATCTGCACATCGCCGTTTTGGCTTTGGATTTCGCTGACCTTTTCCTGGAAGACTTCCGAACGAGCTCCGCGGAAAAGATAGATACTTTGCTGGGGATCCCCCACCACAAAGAGAGGACGCTCGCCGATAAGGTGACGCAACAACCGCACTTGCACAGGGCTTGTATCCTGGTATTCGTCGACCATCCAAAAATCCCACTCTTGCGAAAACTTCACAGCAGCGTCTGGGGACTCTTGAATGATTTTGTACGATAGAGTCTCAAGATCACTCATAGAAAGCAGACCTTGTTCTAATTTCGAGCTCATAAAGTCACGACAGAAGAAAGACGCTAGTTCATCAAAAAGTTCACAGTTCTTTTGATGCTTTTCCCAAAATTCGGGACGATAGCGCGGCTCTTCCAAAAGCTTATCAATACGCTCACGCAATTCTTCTAATTCTTCATGAAGACTGAGGGAAAATGGCGGTGTCGCTTTTCTAAACTGAGGTTTCGAAGTGTGTTCCCAGAAACTCTCTAGGCGCGCAAAGAACTCATCCCAGGACGACACCGTCCAAGAGAAGTTCGCTAAAGATTGAGCATATTCCTGCCACTTTTCATTGGAAGCTTCTTGTCCGATCTCAGTACAGACGCGCTTCAACTTACCTGCGATATCTTTGACGACTTTTTCAGTTTCCTTTTGCATGTCCCCTTTTTCAATAAAGGTCATGTTGGGAAAGATCACATTTTCAGAGAAATACTTTAGCAAGGCACTTTCTAGGGTTTGAAAGTCGTATTCTTCCAGAAGTTCCTGCAAAGAAGGATTCTCCAACAGGTATTTGCGCATGATTTTACGCGCGCCCTTGCGGATCTCGGAATCACTCATGATTTTATAATCAGGCGTCAGCCCGATGCTAGAACCATAACGAGATAAGAACAGACTTAAAACCCCGTGAATCGTTGAAATCTGAACTTGCGACTTTGCACTGACATAGTGGAAAAGATCTTCACGACCTTCAGATAAAGCTTTGCTTAAAAGACGCTCTTTTAGTTCTTGCGTGGCTTTGCGCGTGAAGGTCGTCACGACGATGCGTGGAAATTTACCGTTTCTTTCTTTAAAGTCGCTAGCAAACTTCAAAAAGGTTTGGGTCAATGTTGTGGTTTTACCCGCACCGGCCCCGGCGCGCAGAATGGTGTTTTTTAATTCAGATGTGGGGCTCGACATTGTCGCCTCCATTCACAACCAGAACAGGTCTTAAAGTCCGTGGGTTTTGCCTGACTTTCCCCTTTTTTGATACGATCTAAAGTTCCCATAAGAACTGTGCTGAACTCGGAAAGATATTTTTCTTTGGATTCAGCCGTGGCATTTTTATCTTTCCGTTTGGAAGACGGAAATAAGCCTCCGGCAAAATCTTCGATTTTAAATCCTTTGCGTTCAAAATTTCTAAAGACGTAATAGAAAAGACCGATGACTTCCCCGCCGACGTCTTCTAGCAGGCCTTTTTCAATCACCCACATGTAAAACAAAAGCTGAAGCTCGCGGTTTTTAAACCACGAAGCATGAGAAGAGATGCCCCCTGCAGAGCTCTTGTAATCCAGAACAACCAACTGACTGACACCATCCCCGTCAATACGGTCGATTTGACCAGAGATACGGAAGCAGTTGTCTTTAGGTTCGCGAGAAATTTCTTCGGTCACCGGATCTAGATAAAATTCGAAACGCTTTTCTCGGGCCAAAGTACGTGTTTTCTTAAACTCATCCCGCCAACGCTTTTCAAAATCTAAAAAGCGTTGTCCCAAGTGAATGTGTTTTTTCTTAAATGGCTTCCAAAGACGATCATCCGCGAAAAGAAGTTTCTTTTCCGTTTTGATTTCTTCTAGAACCTGGTCCAACTCTTCCGCGGTCCAATTAAAGCGCATCGGCTCCGCCGTCAGTTTTTCAAATAGAGCATGAGCCAACTGACCACGCGTTCGATGATCCACATCCAGATCAATATCAGGAAGGTCTTTTAATTTAAAATATCTTTGCGCTGCAAACACGAAAGGACACTCTAGGAAACTTTCTACAGAGGACGCAGAGATTCGCGGTAAATTTGGCACCTGAATATTTTCAAGCTCCATCTTCCCCATATCCTGCTGAATGCGTCTTTCGATATTTTCTTTACGTGCATCCACCCACGGACGTCCCGCGGTTTGATCAGAGTGTTGCAGTTCATCCCAACGAGTTTCTTTAGGAAGATTTAAAGATTCGTGATCGCCAGATAAGCTCATCCAGAATGTGCAAGGCGAACAGAGGCTGCCACTTAAATCCGTAGCTCCAAAACAGAAAATGTCGTGAATGCTTTCAGCTTCGGCCAAAAGACGAAGTTCAAAATCCAAATCGCTTTGATCTGGATTATCCAGGTAGAAACCAATGTCTTTTGCTAACTCAAAATAGTCTTGACCCGAAAGCTGCGTTTTATTTCTGGCACGCAAAGCTTCGTCGGTCAGGCCTACGAAGATACGGTACTGCGCTTTTTCACTATGCGCTGACATCAGTTTTGTCACCATGATGCCGCGAGGATGGCCTTTTTCTAAAGTGTACTCTTTAGCGGCCACGATGCTTTCAAGATAACTCAGCCATTCTTTCCAAATAAGTTTGGTCGAGCTAACGGCATTTTGTAAGAGCTCGCGCAAGATTACCTGCACGATGTCGGTCTCGGCTGAATTCCAGTACATCAAAGCTTTTGCGACAAACTCGTCGCGACTTAAAATTCCAGTAAGATCCAATTGCTCGTGGAAGACCTTATAGACGGTTTCATTGCGGGCAAGATCTTCATTCACGTAAAGGCTTTTAAACAACGAACGGAATTCTTCATAGCGAAGCTCTTGAGATTCTTCTTTATCGAAGAAGGAAATTTCAAGGTCCGAGCTAGAAAGTCGTCCGCTCTTAGAACGAAGCAAAGCCAACCAACGAGTGACCGAAGGAAGACTTTGCGCTTTGTGGGTTATATCCTTTTGAACCGGAATGCCTTCTTCTTGCAAATACGACTGCAAAACCGGCCAGTATGTTTCTATATCTGGAGCAACGATGGCAATAGACTCTGCGGATTTTCCCTCATCCAGCCATTCGCGCACTTGCCCTACGCTGTGTTTGATTTCGGCTAACATCCCTGAGAAACGCATCACATCCTGACGTTTCTCCTTTTTTACGACAGAAGGAAGCTCTTGCACCTTCTGACTTTGTTGGCGCAGATCTTCGTAAGGCTTTAATAGGAAATGGAAATCTTTTTTCCAAGAAGGATTCGGCTCTAAAACAATCACGTCCACCGAACGCGAAAGCACGCGCAGGATTTCTGCCTCCACACGTGAGATTTCCCCGCTCAGATCGACGATCAAAGGAATATCCCAGACGCGTTCAAGCTCATTGAAGTTTTGCAAATAGGCCGTAATCCAATCCGCGGTGATCACGCGGTGGTCTTGAAGAAGTTTCAGTGCACAGAAACGCGCGCGCAGATACCAATCACGCCACCGGTTCTTAGATTCAGGGTGAGTTTCAAACCACTCTTCAAGCCGCGACGTCCCTTCGGGATGGAAAAGCACCGCCGCCATTTGGTCGATATAAGAAAAGACCGTGTCCTCCGCGGAAGAATTGACGCCAAGAACTTCGGCATTTTCATCCATAATGGTGCGCAGAAGAGAACGCGCAAAAGGATCGCTGACCAAACGTAAACCCGGATCCAAACGCTTTAACAGAATTTTCCAAAGATCACTGGCACGCAAAACAGATTCATCAACGTACTGTCCTTCACGTGCCAGAATTTTTTGTTGAAGTTCGAACTTTGTGCGCAAGTCAGAAACCAACCACGATTGGGAACGTGGATTGTAGTTCGCAAAAATCTGTGCGATCTGAGTTCGACTTTCTATGGGAATGACTTGCAACATTTACGAATTACCGGCGTTGTTTTAGTTTACGTCTCTTGCCGTTATTATCCGTGAATTTGAAGTTTGCATCAAAGCTTAAATCAATACTGAGACTCGCCATATAACGGGAATCCCCGTCTTGACCTGGATAAAGACCGGTCTCTTCAGTGTAACTTACAGCATCAAGATGGAATATGAGAAAATTCACACCCACACCGTAACTGAGGTAACCTTGATTATATCCTGCGCGCAAGTCGATCAAGGGAAGAGAAATCTCCGTTCCGACGTGCAGTTTCTTTCCTATTTCGATTTCAGGATTCAAGAGTCTTCGGCCCTCGACGCCTATCACCCAATCAAGGCCAGGCAAATCCATGCCGACGCCCGCACCAAAGACTAAATTCTGTTCAATATGAACGGGCGCATCGTCACCCTCTGTTTTCTTAAAGGCTGTGTTACCCACGTCTTGCCACACCAGTGTCAGCGTCGGCTTTAGAATCGGCAAAGGAATCTCATGCAAGATCGCCAAATCCGCACCATATCCCTGCCCTTTGTTGGCAAAGCGATCTCCGATGTCTGAAAGACTGCTTGAGTCTGCGATATCGCTGATGCTTAATTCCTGCGTTGAGCCCCCTTGGCGAGTGATTCTTTTTACACTCATTCCAAAATAAGTCGAAGGTCCCAAGGAAAAGGCCGTTCCCAAATAAATGGCCTGATCACTGCGGAAGTAAGTTTCAAATTGAGGGAACGCCGGATTGTGAAGTTCGGCAGTCACTTCGGTGTCGTAAAGATAACCTGCAGAAATCAAAGGCAAAGAAATGGCGGCTTTACCCACGCCTTGCGCCCACAGCTTTTTACCGTAGAAGTCATTGAACGTGGATGGGTCATTGGCATCAATATTCTGCAAATCATCAAGACTGTCGACCAAGGTTTTATTCGCACCTGCCATTAATTCAATCAGCTTAATATCAATGGCAGCGGCTCTTTTTAAAGCCGCAGGATTGACGAACAAGGCATCCGCATCATTTACAAATGGCACCAGCACGCCACCCATCCCACGAGCGCGGATAGAGCGTGTCGTTTCACCCAAAGACTGAGCAAAACTTTGCGCACTGAATGCAAAAATAAGAGCGGCAAAAATCAACTTCATGGAGCTTGCATCCCCGGACAGCAATCCGCATTCACCGAAATTGTCGGAGGAGATCCCATCGTGTAGTTCACCGTAATATCGGCGATATCACACGCACCCACTCCCAGAGTGCCACTTTCAATCATGCGACGGAAAATACGACGCAACTTAGGTGTCACATCGGCGTCTTGAGTTGTCGTACAAACAATGGGATCTGTGACATCCGCGCCTAAACCGAAATCTTGATACGTCGGCGTATTAGAAGGAAGTCCCAAGTCGACCCACGTCACACCCATAGGAGCACCATGGTCTTGAGGAGTTCCAATAGGCGGAATCACCACATCTGTTTGACACAAGGTTTGTGCATCACCGAATGAATCGCCCGCGGTTCCCGAAGTCAATTCATCACCCAAGGCCGCCAAGTTTTCAAAGACCAATCCCACACCCGTGACGATGCGATCTACTTCGGCATCACTGAGCTTTCCTGCCGCCGCACTCACCGTACAAGCTTCTGCGCCCGCATCGGGCACACCATCACCAAGACCCGCAGCATCGATATCAAATTTTGATTTCAGAGTCGTCGCCATGCGAGTCAGTCCCAAAATCGCGGCGAAAAGGTTTTGATCATTCGTTCTTTGTGCAGCGGTAGTTCCGATGCTCATCAAAACCGCTACAGCGTTGTCACAAGCAGCAACATCGGTGACCTGACCTTGAAAAATCTGAAGGGCAATTTCAAACATCTTTGTCGAAGACACACCTTTAAGTGCCTGCACCAAATCAAAAAATGAAATACCGCACTTACCACCGTAGGCATGCATAAGGCTCGTTTTCACATCATTACGAGCTTGGTAATCCGCAGACAATTGCGTCGTCATGATAGAGATCGCATCATCCCAAGCGGCATCATCGATTTTCTTTTTCGCTTCCAAAAAAAGAGCGGCATCTGAATCCGTAGATGCATACTCGGTCAAAACGTTTTCCTGATTGCTACAAGAAGTCGCCACCGACAGAGAAATTAGAATGATAAAGAGATGTCTAAAATATTTCATGCCTCATCCTTAAAACCGGTAAGCAAACTTCATAGTATAACGTCTGTCTTCTTTAGGTTCGTCTTGAGTGCCGACTTCTTCGCCGTAAGATGCAAGCTGCCATTGAAAGTGTTCAGTAGAATACTCAAAGCCTGCGGTCCAATATCTTTGATTATATCCTCCACGGAAAAAGAAGGCATCTCCGAAGTTCAATTCGAAACCACCGTGAATCAATTTGGCCTTATCCTCTTCATCACCTGATGTTAATAAGCCACGGTACTCAACCGTCCAAGCCGAACGAATGTTGTTGGAATGAATCGGAAAGAGAGCCGCTGCCACATCGATGTCTTGCTTTATCAAATTGGGACGATTGACTGTGTCTAATCGGATACCATTGGCCTGATCGAAGCTGGTGCCTCCCACATCACGCACGACAGCTGTCACCGTCGGCAGAAACTTCCAAGGCGCCGCGAGGATCAACCCAACATCCGTTGAAAGGCCTACGCCCTCACTGGCTATAGAATCATAATCCAGTGGACCTGTGGCACTTAAAGTTTGATTGTCTACTTCGATGCGATTGATAAGTTTCGTGTTAAAGCCAAGCTTGATTCGTCCATCCCAGAAACGGAAATTGAATCCCAAAATAAACGCGACGTCATTGCGATAATAAGTGTCAATGGTCGTACCGTCACCGGACATCTCAGCATCTAGCAGATAGTTCCCGTAAAGTCCCACACCGAAGTTTCTGCCGACAAAAGAAGGAAACACCTGCGCCTTGGCATGATAATAGGAGCTGCGTTTTTTATCTAAGGCCGGAGCCACATCTTCTAGGGAAAATGGATTTGAAAAAGCCTCTTCGCTATAGAAACCCGGAGCGTTGTAACCCAATTCAATTTCCGGGTCGATGATCGTTCCATAAAAATCACGAAGTTTTCCCAAAGCCGCGGGATTCACGATCAATGCGGTTTCATCATTGGTAACGGCAATACAAGCGCCACCCATGGCCTGGCAACGAACACCTGAATAAAAACTACGACGCTCTCGTGCATTCACTTCGTAAGTGAACGCCATCAATGCAAAAATTTGAAAGAGCGCGATCCACAAAATCCTTTTCATAGATACCTCGCTAAAAACACGTGGAATATATCAAAAGGCTTATCGGTTCAATGGGGGCTCATATTGAGACAGAAAGGGAAAATAAGGTCTTAGGTCGTGAAGAAAGACTCTCTTCAGGCTTTAGAAGCCAAGAAGAGAGTTGATACGTGAAAGTCGATTTAACGTTTCTAGTTGAGGTTTGTTACGGCCTGGTTGCAAGTCTTCAGGCTGAAGGTCTTGCTCTTTCATGAAGGCACATATTGATTGAGCGAAGTCTTCTTGGGACATCTCATCTTCTAATTGGAATTCGATTTCATATTTTTTTTGAATGAAAGTGCTCCCCACAAAGTCTTCACCTTGAGTGATGGAAACTTCTATATTTCCCCAGCCCATATCCTGAAGAACCGTCCACTTGATCTTTTTCGTCAGATGGCTCGCCGTAAAGTACCAGTGGGTGTTTGCAGGGACAGACAACAACTTATCCAAAAGAGGAAGCTTCAGCCCGACAATGTGCCGATGTAACTTTTGGACATCGTGAACAGCTTTTGGCAGATCAGTTCCATTCAAAGCATCCAGTTGTTCAACCACGGCGCGCGCGAAGTTTTCGTGATCACGATTGTTAAGTTTTAACTCCCCGACAGCCTTCTCTTTGACTTTGAAAGTCCATCCCTCGGGACATACCGAAGGCAGAATCGAGATCTTTGTATTCGCTTGAAGAACGGCTTTTCCTTTTGTCGTTTTTAAACGGAACTTGTACATCTCTGGATTGGGGATCAACAAAAATTTACTTCCATCATAGATATCCGCGTAATAGTCGACACGATCTTCACCCACGAAAGCGTATTTTTTAAGAATCTTTTGAGCCGCGACAGCTTCGAGGTTGAAGCCCGCTTCGATCTGATTCTTGATACTACCATCTTTCGCGCTCGCGACTGAAGAAACCACAGCGAAAAGGACCAGCCCGAACAGGGCCTTAGACAGAGATTTCATTATTGGATTTCCTCTTTTTTGATAACGAATAAATAATTTCTATTTCCCACATCTGCGTCATGAACACCAAAGTCATTGTCATTGACGATATAGACTTGGCCTTCTTTATCGACAGTCATGCCTTCCAGTTTTTCAAAATCTTGTAAGCCTTTGTCCGTTAGGTTTAAGACTTCGGTTTTTTCTACAAGCTTTACGTCTTGGGGAATTTTAAAAGATTCTGAAGCCAAGGACTCTTTGACGACATTGCTGGCTTTCGTGCGGTCCACCGCAAAAACTCTTTGCCATGCTTTCTTACCGGTTTTCCCATTCTGTTCTAAAACCCAAATACGGCCGTCAGGCCCAACAGTGGCGGCACCAATCTTCCCACCCTCTTTGCTAAGGGGATAAAAATAAACGCCCACAGTTTTTTCTTTGATTGGATCAAATTCGAGGATCGGAGCCTGCTTTTTATCAAGATCAGGAACTCCGCTTTGCAAAAACACCAATAAGGTTTTCTGTGGAGTAAAGACCAAGGCTTCAAATCCACGGTTCAACTTTCTTTTAGCATAGAAATACGGAAGCTCTTCAATCCCCGTGCGTTCTTTGGAAGATCCCTTGGGAAGAAACCTTTTTTGCACAAGCCCTTCCGCATTCACCTTCAAAAGCGAAGGTCCATATTCCTCACTCGCCCAGAAGTTCTTTTGCTCGTCTAAAGCCAAACCTTCTGGATCCAAGCCGATAGCATCGAATTTCAAAACAGTGCCTTTTGCATCCATGGGAGTTTCATCCGCGCCTGTTTGATTGAGCTTCGGGTTCACGTTAGGCAGACCGGTAATTAAGATCGGCTCCGGCTTCAATGTCACTTTGACCTTCAAGCCAATGCTTTGCACAAGTTTCACTTCACCGTTCTTAAATTCAAACTTAAGAATTTGCGGGTTGTAAGCGGGATGAAGAAAGGCTCTTTCTGGTGATTTTTTATCCCCTTTTTCCTTACCGTTGGGACCACGGTCTGTGATGGAATAAAAAACACGTT
The window above is part of the Bdellovibrio bacteriovorus genome. Proteins encoded here:
- a CDS encoding PilZ domain-containing protein; the encoded protein is MKRKPWSLIVLALLHVFAPIGNLILNAFRSGRTLPQQWTYWFEILPKPLLFLYVGVPVLAGIFIYICRRWSYWAYLACIALVLLSNLYSYWTSMNWNTLVILIVVLLVDVLIVAYFVVPSVQQVYFDPRMRWWEAAPRYNFNQEGTVNGAKAFIKNLSQGGLFLTAGPELADGDKVDVYWKFDDHETVVSGLVVYRVNRPGSEGWGVRFEHTNESQKQVKRVIDKLHADKKIVTERLPGPEDSFGAWLKKLVTKGEGLFPKFRS
- a CDS encoding PD-(D/E)XK nuclease family protein, with the protein product MLQVIPIESRTQIAQIFANYNPRSQSWLVSDLRTKFELQQKILAREGQYVDESVLRASDLWKILLKRLDPGLRLVSDPFARSLLRTIMDENAEVLGVNSSAEDTVFSYIDQMAAVLFHPEGTSRLEEWFETHPESKNRWRDWYLRARFCALKLLQDHRVITADWITAYLQNFNELERVWDIPLIVDLSGEISRVEAEILRVLSRSVDVIVLEPNPSWKKDFHFLLKPYEDLRQQSQKVQELPSVVKKEKRQDVMRFSGMLAEIKHSVGQVREWLDEGKSAESIAIVAPDIETYWPVLQSYLQEEGIPVQKDITHKAQSLPSVTRWLALLRSKSGRLSSSDLEISFFDKEESQELRYEEFRSLFKSLYVNEDLARNETVYKVFHEQLDLTGILSRDEFVAKALMYWNSAETDIVQVILRELLQNAVSSTKLIWKEWLSYLESIVAAKEYTLEKGHPRGIMVTKLMSAHSEKAQYRIFVGLTDEALRARNKTQLSGQDYFELAKDIGFYLDNPDQSDLDFELRLLAEAESIHDIFCFGATDLSGSLCSPCTFWMSLSGDHESLNLPKETRWDELQHSDQTAGRPWVDARKENIERRIQQDMGKMELENIQVPNLPRISASSVESFLECPFVFAAQRYFKLKDLPDIDLDVDHRTRGQLAHALFEKLTAEPMRFNWTAEELDQVLEEIKTEKKLLFADDRLWKPFKKKHIHLGQRFLDFEKRWRDEFKKTRTLAREKRFEFYLDPVTEEISREPKDNCFRISGQIDRIDGDGVSQLVVLDYKSSAGGISSHASWFKNRELQLLFYMWVIEKGLLEDVGGEVIGLFYYVFRNFERKGFKIEDFAGGLFPSSKRKDKNATAESKEKYLSEFSTVLMGTLDRIKKGESQAKPTDFKTCSGCEWRRQCRAPHLN
- a CDS encoding esterase-like activity of phytase family protein; translation: MCKYIVLTMLLSTVAQAAPAEKYLIQSEKPLFENSEGKVLLGGLSDLVYSLSESSKEKRVFYSITDRGPNGKEKGDKKSPERAFLHPAYNPQILKFEFKNGEVKLVQSIGLKVKVTLKPEPILITGLPNVNPKLNQTGADETPMDAKGTVLKFDAIGLDPEGLALDEQKNFWASEEYGPSLLKVNAEGLVQKRFLPKGSSKERTGIEELPYFYAKRKLNRGFEALVFTPQKTLLVFLQSGVPDLDKKQAPILEFDPIKEKTVGVYFYPLSKEGGKIGAATVGPDGRIWVLEQNGKTGKKAWQRVFAVDRTKASNVVKESLASESFKIPQDVKLVEKTEVLNLTDKGLQDFEKLEGMTVDKEGQVYIVNDNDFGVHDADVGNRNYLFVIKKEEIQ
- a CDS encoding UvrD-helicase domain-containing protein, encoding MSSPTSELKNTILRAGAGAGKTTTLTQTFLKFASDFKERNGKFPRIVVTTFTRKATQELKERLLSKALSEGREDLFHYVSAKSQVQISTIHGVLSLFLSRYGSSIGLTPDYKIMSDSEIRKGARKIMRKYLLENPSLQELLEEYDFQTLESALLKYFSENVIFPNMTFIEKGDMQKETEKVVKDIAGKLKRVCTEIGQEASNEKWQEYAQSLANFSWTVSSWDEFFARLESFWEHTSKPQFRKATPPFSLSLHEELEELRERIDKLLEEPRYRPEFWEKHQKNCELFDELASFFCRDFMSSKLEQGLLSMSDLETLSYKIIQESPDAAVKFSQEWDFWMVDEYQDTSPVQVRLLRHLIGERPLFVVGDPQQSIYLFRGARSEVFQEKVSEIQSQNGDVQIKLTNYRSSPEVLEFFNHYFTKLSKQFAAMTPAPDKVRKGNEDPVVQVLLSETGDEDETSAEVLTTVARIQELLAEGVSPEQICVLGRTHKTLEDIAKVAQEYGVPLQLHSGSGFYERREVLDALAILKFLVNPHDNANFVALLRSPWLALSDSEIASYCHSFKHSFWKEAQKPLEQKDETHPLRILKTLIAQSETKGLSWTFKRALIDLGLFDYSAKIDSTGRREANLWKVVALLSQEERRPGFNFLDFLDSSLETLSTDEGGEDADATPVIEPKRVNFMTVHASKGLQFDQVILPGMGQDPRASHAPVLSIREQDGLWSLKVRNEETQAMTGSILADQITEELRQRESEEFNRVLYVAMTRAKSGVSLIWDRKIGKKSWAAQCPLNLEEGLHQEKDFAYVVRVENLLPQKMQSEALEHKNLRPAWQGEDIEAKRRYISVTELVAPEAPTGSTYTPKAGALGQGLARAQQGTNAHRLFEALKYTSYEELLKVSDEDLKKPLQFLTETKDIPLLEIIEKGHVEWGFALNFKNALMQGQIDLWGIVGDTLWMVDYKTGSQRYSETAFKQLEAYAWALYQMKYLDGVNKINLAVVYPMDALVKIENVRSLPEMNSRMEKRLLEYMQSSES